From Meiothermus sp. CFH 77666, one genomic window encodes:
- a CDS encoding cation transporter codes for MYLPPHANRWYLLAFWLAVLTIVYNLLEGLISVWFGLADESLTLFGFGLDSFIEMISGMGILAMVLRIWRHPGAPKGRFEKTALQITGTGFYGLVVILSLMAIYNLATQHKPETTLAGVIIAIISISLMWALIHYKTQAGMALGSEAILADAKCARVCMYMSGLLLASSLIYAVSGIWFVDSLGALGLAYLSFTEGREAFAKANGAECSCHVEGTSHV; via the coding sequence ATGTATCTACCCCCCCATGCGAACCGCTGGTATTTGCTGGCCTTCTGGCTGGCCGTGCTGACCATTGTCTACAACCTCCTCGAGGGGCTGATCTCGGTCTGGTTTGGCCTGGCCGACGAATCGCTTACCCTATTTGGCTTCGGCCTGGATAGCTTTATCGAAATGATCTCGGGTATGGGCATTCTGGCCATGGTACTGCGCATCTGGCGGCACCCTGGAGCCCCCAAAGGTCGCTTCGAGAAAACCGCCCTGCAAATCACCGGCACCGGCTTCTACGGGCTGGTGGTTATTCTCTCGCTGATGGCCATTTACAACCTCGCCACCCAGCACAAGCCCGAAACCACCCTGGCCGGTGTGATCATCGCCATTATCTCCATCTCGCTGATGTGGGCCCTCATTCACTACAAAACCCAGGCCGGCATGGCCCTGGGCTCGGAGGCCATCCTGGCCGATGCCAAGTGCGCTCGAGTCTGCATGTATATGTCGGGGCTATTGCTGGCTTCCAGCCTGATTTACGCCGTTAGTGGCATCTGGTTTGTGGACAGCCTGGGGGCCCTGGGGCTGGCCTACCTGTCCTTTACCGAAGGGCGCGAGGCCTTTGCTAAGGCCAACGGCGCCGAGTGCAGCTGTCATGTAGAGGGCACTTCACATGTATAG
- the infC gene encoding translation initiation factor IF-3 — MTRDVPVNERIRVRQVRLIDEQGNQVGVVDTREALRMAKEREYDLVLVSPNAVPPVARLLDYGKWRYEQQQAEKEARKKAKRTELKSMKLRPKIEAHDYNTKVGHIRRFLEEGHKVKVTIMFRGREMAHQELGYRLLERIAKDLEGIGFVEMRPEMLGRDMNMVMAPGSKPSAPVAPAASSGNPT, encoded by the coding sequence ATAACCAGAGATGTTCCAGTAAATGAACGAATTCGGGTGCGTCAGGTACGCCTGATTGACGAGCAAGGAAACCAGGTAGGGGTGGTGGACACCCGCGAAGCCTTGCGCATGGCCAAAGAGCGCGAATACGACCTGGTGTTGGTTTCGCCCAACGCCGTTCCACCTGTGGCCAGATTGCTCGACTACGGCAAGTGGCGCTATGAGCAACAGCAGGCCGAGAAAGAGGCCCGCAAAAAAGCCAAGCGCACCGAACTCAAGAGCATGAAGTTGCGCCCAAAAATCGAGGCCCACGACTACAACACCAAGGTTGGGCATATTCGGCGCTTCCTCGAGGAGGGGCACAAGGTCAAAGTTACGATCATGTTCCGTGGGCGTGAGATGGCTCACCAGGAACTTGGTTACAGGCTCCTCGAGCGCATTGCCAAAGACCTCGAGGGGATTGGCTTTGTGGAAATGCGCCCGGAAATGCTGGGCCGCGACATGAACATGGTTATGGCGCCAGGCTCCAAGCCCTCGGCCCCGGTGGCCCCTGCCGCTTCGTCTGGCAACCCCACCTAG
- a CDS encoding NAD-dependent epimerase/dehydratase family protein, protein MNILLLGGTRFVGRHIAEAALRRGHTVSTFTRGTNPLPGTESLVGDRQKGDLKALQGRTWDAVVDVNAYRPREVREAIGVLKGRVGRYAFISTVSVYQESSEPLDETSPLQALADPTVEEVTGETYGGLKVLCELEVERAFGSQSLVVRPHLVVGPHDPTDRFTYWPRRFAGGGQLLVPGKPEHTLQFVDARDLGQFVVLGLEKGLSGAYNGASTPVSWGSLVEACQQAAPHPAEAVWADEQWLLEQQVTPWADLPAWIPSFAPGRGIAQTQNTRAQAAGFTMRPLVQTVQDILAWDTTRTEPLKAGLSRERELELIQRWLA, encoded by the coding sequence ATGAACATTCTGCTTTTAGGGGGCACCCGCTTTGTGGGTCGGCACATTGCCGAGGCGGCCTTGCGGCGCGGCCATACCGTCAGCACCTTCACGCGTGGCACCAACCCCCTCCCCGGCACCGAGTCGCTGGTGGGAGACCGTCAAAAAGGCGACCTGAAGGCCCTCCAGGGTCGTACCTGGGATGCCGTGGTAGACGTGAACGCTTACCGACCCCGCGAAGTGCGCGAGGCCATTGGTGTACTGAAGGGTCGGGTCGGGCGCTATGCTTTCATCTCCACGGTCTCGGTCTATCAGGAGTCCAGCGAGCCACTGGACGAAACCTCACCCCTGCAAGCCCTGGCCGATCCCACGGTTGAAGAGGTCACCGGCGAAACCTACGGCGGGCTCAAGGTGTTGTGTGAGCTCGAGGTGGAGCGGGCCTTTGGTAGCCAGAGCCTGGTTGTGCGCCCCCATCTGGTGGTAGGGCCACACGACCCCACCGACCGCTTCACCTACTGGCCGCGCCGCTTTGCCGGGGGAGGCCAGCTGCTGGTACCAGGAAAGCCCGAGCACACCCTTCAGTTTGTGGATGCCCGCGACCTAGGCCAATTTGTGGTGCTGGGCCTGGAAAAAGGGTTGAGCGGGGCCTACAACGGGGCTTCTACCCCGGTGTCCTGGGGCAGCCTGGTCGAAGCCTGTCAGCAAGCCGCCCCCCACCCAGCCGAGGCCGTCTGGGCCGATGAACAGTGGCTACTAGAGCAACAAGTAACGCCCTGGGCCGACCTGCCCGCCTGGATTCCTTCCTTTGCGCCCGGACGCGGGATCGCGCAAACCCAGAACACCAGGGCCCAGGCTGCCGGTTTTACCATGCGACCCCTCGTGCAAACCGTGCAGGACATTCTGGCCTGGGACACAACCCGCACAGAACCCCTCAAGGCTGGCCTGAGCCGGGAGCGGGAACTCGAGCTCATCCAACGCTGGCTGGCATAG
- the rplT gene encoding 50S ribosomal protein L20 codes for MPRAKTGVVRRRKHKAILKRAKGFYALRSKSVRKARETLFSGAMRSFNDRRKRKGDMRRLWIVRINAAARQHGLSYSVFMHGLKKAGIELDRKILADIAVRQPEAFAELISKARA; via the coding sequence ATGCCACGCGCCAAGACCGGTGTAGTCCGTCGCCGTAAACACAAAGCCATCCTCAAGCGTGCCAAGGGCTTCTATGCCCTGCGCTCCAAGAGCGTTCGCAAGGCCCGCGAAACCCTGTTCAGCGGGGCCATGCGCTCCTTCAACGACCGCCGCAAGCGCAAGGGCGATATGCGTCGCCTGTGGATCGTGCGTATCAACGCTGCGGCCCGCCAGCATGGCCTGAGCTACAGCGTTTTTATGCACGGCCTGAAAAAAGCCGGTATCGAGCTCGACCGCAAGATTCTGGCCGATATCGCCGTACGCCAGCCCGAGGCCTTTGCCGAACTGATCAGCAAAGCCCGGGCCTGA
- the clpS gene encoding ATP-dependent Clp protease adapter ClpS: MSNSNTKTRTQAKPTTRTPPLYKVLLLNDDYTPMDFVVYVLMRFFKKSEAEATRIMLQVHHAGVGVAGVYPFEIAETKVNQVMDAASAEGHPLQCVMEPE; the protein is encoded by the coding sequence GTGAGCAACAGCAACACCAAGACCCGTACCCAGGCGAAACCGACCACCCGCACCCCGCCCTTGTACAAGGTCTTGTTGCTCAACGACGACTACACCCCGATGGATTTTGTGGTGTATGTTTTGATGCGGTTTTTCAAGAAAAGCGAGGCCGAGGCCACCCGCATCATGCTGCAGGTGCACCACGCTGGGGTAGGGGTTGCAGGAGTTTACCCCTTTGAGATTGCCGAGACCAAGGTTAATCAGGTAATGGACGCCGCCAGCGCCGAGGGACACCCTCTACAGTGCGTTATGGAGCCGGAGTAA
- a CDS encoding enoyl-CoA hydratase/isomerase family protein, translated as MTVLTSNHEGIRLLTLNDPERRNPLSPPLVKDLLRELDAAEQDPSTRAVVLTGAGLAFSAGADLDFLKGVTTAGAEANYAHSRELMRLFHRVYTFPKPTLAAINGPAVAGGAGLATACDLAVMSEEAKIGYTEVKIGFVAALVGVILVRNVGEKHAKELLLTGRLVSAPEAYRMGLVNRIVPAEQLLDEALALAQEVAANAPTSLSLSKELLNALPGMGLEDGFRLASIANAWVRETGNLAEGIAAFFEKRPPRF; from the coding sequence ATGACCGTACTCACCTCCAATCACGAGGGTATCCGGCTGCTCACCCTGAACGACCCCGAAAGGCGCAACCCACTCTCCCCCCCGCTGGTAAAGGACTTGCTGCGAGAGCTGGACGCCGCCGAACAAGACCCCAGCACCAGGGCAGTGGTGCTGACCGGCGCGGGCCTGGCTTTCAGCGCCGGGGCCGACCTGGACTTCTTGAAGGGTGTCACCACCGCCGGGGCCGAGGCCAACTATGCTCACTCCCGCGAGCTGATGCGCCTGTTCCACCGCGTCTACACCTTTCCCAAGCCCACCCTGGCCGCCATCAACGGCCCAGCAGTTGCCGGAGGGGCCGGGCTGGCCACCGCCTGCGACCTGGCCGTAATGAGCGAGGAGGCCAAAATTGGTTATACCGAGGTGAAGATTGGCTTCGTAGCCGCGCTGGTGGGGGTGATTCTGGTGCGCAATGTGGGGGAGAAGCACGCCAAGGAGCTCTTGCTAACAGGCAGGCTGGTATCGGCCCCGGAAGCCTACCGGATGGGGCTGGTGAACCGAATCGTGCCCGCCGAGCAACTCCTGGACGAAGCCCTGGCGCTGGCCCAGGAAGTTGCCGCCAATGCCCCCACCTCGCTGTCGCTCAGCAAGGAGTTGCTGAATGCCCTGCCGGGAATGGGCCTCGAGGACGGCTTCCGGCTGGCCTCCATCGCCAATGCCTGGGTGCGCGAGACCGGCAACCTGGCCGAAGGCATCGCCGCGTTTTTTGAGAAGCGACCACCCCGCTTTTAG
- the rpmI gene encoding 50S ribosomal protein L35 yields the protein MAKMKTHKGAKNRVKITATGKVVGKKPGKRHLNWHKSGSSRRQKGRDFTFSKGEERRVHQLMPYDV from the coding sequence ATGGCCAAGATGAAGACCCACAAGGGCGCCAAAAACCGTGTAAAGATCACGGCTACTGGCAAGGTTGTTGGCAAAAAGCCGGGAAAACGCCACCTCAACTGGCACAAGTCGGGCAGCAGCCGCCGTCAGAAGGGGCGCGACTTCACCTTCTCCAAGGGCGAAGAGCGCCGTGTCCACCAGCTCATGCCCTACGACGTATAA
- the clpA gene encoding ATP-dependent Clp protease ATP-binding subunit ClpA encodes MEAPLTPALEQSIRRALQMALERGHEYAGLEHLLLALLDDPDASRVLRHTRVNLEHLRMLLEESLRQFESTPGQEPEPTTAFQRVIQRAVLQMRSAGRDQANGANVLVAIMDERQSAVYALLEQLGVTRLDLTAAISRGALPKGTSQQIEPVQVGEEGSGVAENPLEAYCTNLTERARKGELDPLIGRERELERMLTILSRRQKNNPLLVGDPGVGKTALVEGLAQLIVAPSSKGGSAPLLPERIRGAEVFALDMGSLLAGTRYRGDFEERVKAVMKALEAHPNAILFIDEIHTIVGAGSTTGSTVDASNLLKPALTGKLKCIGATTFAEYKHFEKDRAIARRFQKIDIAEPSHADAVKILEGLKPRLEAHHRLTYTKQALERAVELSARHLSERRLPDSALDVLDEAGAAQALLPPGKRKSRIGVAEVEATVARIARIPAKNLSRDDEVVLANLEQELKGAVFGQDRAVEEVASAIKLSRAGLRDPQKPMGSYLFAGPTGVGKTELARQLAASLGVPLLRFDMSEYMEKHSVSRLIGAPPGYVGFDQGGLLTDAVLQNPHCVLLLDEIEKAHPDLYAILLQVMDYGKLTDHNGKNVDFRSTILIMTTNAGAAEASERRVGFLGGTRAEASEEALKRMFTPEFRNRLDAIVHFDPLSPAVMQQIVGKFLRQLEAQLKERKVALEVRPETLAWLAEKGYDPLMGARPLARLIQEKIKKPLADLLLFGPLKNGGRLAILRQGEEIALETEGANTP; translated from the coding sequence ATGGAAGCACCCCTGACCCCCGCTTTAGAACAGTCTATTCGACGGGCCCTCCAGATGGCCCTCGAGCGCGGTCACGAGTACGCCGGTTTGGAGCATTTGCTGCTCGCCCTGCTCGACGACCCCGACGCCAGCCGGGTGCTGCGCCATACCCGGGTGAACCTGGAGCACCTGCGAATGCTCCTGGAGGAGTCGCTCCGGCAGTTCGAGAGCACCCCAGGCCAGGAGCCCGAACCCACCACGGCCTTCCAGCGGGTTATTCAGCGGGCGGTTTTGCAGATGCGCTCCGCCGGGCGTGACCAGGCCAACGGCGCTAATGTGCTGGTTGCCATTATGGACGAGCGGCAGTCGGCAGTGTATGCGCTACTGGAGCAACTCGGCGTGACCCGGCTCGACCTGACGGCGGCCATTTCCAGGGGGGCTCTGCCCAAGGGAACCTCTCAACAAATTGAGCCGGTGCAGGTTGGCGAGGAGGGTTCAGGGGTGGCCGAGAACCCCCTGGAGGCTTACTGCACCAACCTGACCGAACGCGCCCGCAAGGGCGAGCTGGATCCCCTCATCGGGCGCGAGCGGGAACTCGAGCGCATGCTGACCATCCTTTCGCGCCGCCAGAAGAACAACCCCCTGCTGGTCGGCGACCCCGGTGTGGGGAAAACCGCCCTGGTGGAGGGGCTGGCGCAGCTCATCGTGGCCCCCTCCAGCAAGGGTGGGAGCGCTCCGTTGCTGCCCGAGCGTATCCGGGGGGCCGAGGTGTTTGCCCTGGACATGGGCAGCCTGCTGGCGGGTACCCGCTACCGGGGCGACTTTGAGGAGCGGGTCAAGGCCGTAATGAAAGCCCTCGAGGCCCACCCCAACGCTATCCTCTTCATAGACGAAATCCACACCATTGTGGGGGCTGGCTCCACTACCGGCTCCACCGTGGACGCCAGCAACCTGCTCAAGCCCGCCCTGACCGGCAAGCTCAAGTGCATCGGGGCCACCACCTTTGCCGAGTACAAACACTTCGAGAAAGACCGGGCCATTGCCCGCCGCTTCCAGAAAATTGACATTGCCGAACCGTCCCACGCCGACGCAGTGAAGATTCTGGAGGGCCTCAAGCCCCGGCTGGAAGCCCACCACCGGCTCACCTACACCAAGCAAGCCCTGGAGCGGGCGGTGGAGCTCTCGGCCCGCCACCTCTCCGAGCGCCGCCTGCCCGACTCGGCCCTGGACGTGCTGGACGAGGCCGGGGCCGCTCAGGCCCTGCTACCCCCTGGCAAGCGCAAGAGCCGTATTGGCGTAGCCGAGGTCGAGGCCACCGTGGCCCGCATCGCCCGTATACCGGCCAAGAACCTGAGCCGCGACGACGAGGTGGTACTTGCCAACCTCGAGCAAGAACTCAAGGGCGCGGTTTTTGGGCAGGATCGGGCGGTGGAAGAGGTCGCCAGCGCCATCAAGCTCTCGAGGGCCGGGCTGCGCGACCCGCAAAAGCCCATGGGCTCGTATCTGTTTGCAGGCCCCACGGGCGTCGGCAAGACCGAGCTGGCCCGCCAGCTGGCCGCCTCGCTGGGGGTGCCGCTGCTGCGTTTCGACATGTCGGAGTACATGGAAAAGCACTCCGTCTCACGTCTGATCGGCGCCCCGCCGGGCTACGTGGGCTTCGACCAGGGCGGCCTGCTGACCGATGCCGTTCTGCAAAACCCTCACTGCGTGCTACTCCTGGACGAGATCGAGAAAGCCCACCCGGACCTTTACGCCATCCTGCTGCAGGTCATGGACTACGGCAAGCTCACCGACCACAACGGCAAAAACGTGGACTTCCGCAGCACCATCCTGATTATGACCACCAACGCCGGGGCTGCCGAGGCCAGCGAGCGCCGGGTCGGCTTTCTGGGCGGCACCCGGGCTGAAGCCAGCGAGGAAGCGCTCAAGCGCATGTTCACCCCTGAGTTTCGCAACCGGCTGGATGCCATTGTGCACTTCGACCCGCTCTCCCCTGCCGTCATGCAGCAGATTGTGGGTAAGTTTTTGCGGCAGCTCGAGGCCCAGCTCAAAGAGCGCAAGGTGGCCCTCGAGGTGCGCCCTGAGACCCTGGCCTGGCTGGCCGAAAAAGGCTACGACCCGCTGATGGGCGCCCGCCCCCTGGCCCGGCTGATTCAGGAAAAAATCAAGAAGCCCCTGGCCGACCTGCTGCTCTTTGGCCCGCTCAAGAACGGAGGACGCCTGGCTATCTTGCGCCAGGGCGAGGAGATAGCGCTCGAGACCGAAGGTGCGAACACTCCGTAA
- a CDS encoding DUF2089 domain-containing protein — translation MRVFPMPTQCPVPGCNGRLHVTGLVCSDCRSEVRGEFQPNEFALLPPEHLEFLRLYIKVRGNLKEVERILGLSYPTIRARFEGLLRVLGYEYQDAPETGSSPEEKEAILAALEKGQISAAEAAERLRALKKR, via the coding sequence ATGAGAGTCTTTCCCATGCCGACCCAATGCCCCGTACCGGGCTGCAACGGGCGTCTGCACGTGACCGGACTGGTCTGCTCAGATTGCCGCAGCGAGGTTCGGGGCGAGTTTCAGCCCAACGAGTTTGCCCTGTTGCCCCCCGAACACCTGGAGTTTTTGCGCCTGTACATCAAGGTGCGGGGCAACCTGAAGGAGGTGGAGCGGATTCTGGGGCTCTCGTACCCCACCATCCGGGCCCGTTTCGAGGGCCTGCTCCGGGTGCTGGGGTACGAATACCAGGACGCTCCCGAGACCGGCTCATCCCCCGAAGAAAAAGAGGCCATCCTGGCGGCGCTGGAAAAAGGCCAGATCAGCGCCGCCGAAGCCGCTGAACGGCTGCGGGCCTTGAAGAAACGCTAA